A DNA window from Vibrio cidicii contains the following coding sequences:
- a CDS encoding DUF2807 domain-containing protein, producing the protein MKIKHISCLTMFLISGPLVFANENLVESKIPTCDYTTLTINVPSTVKLVARGESFGSVKGVNKELGALKYSCSNGKFEISTKAKVAIKDGYIFELANGSLSKLTLNGAQKVDITELAAKNFHLAVNGAGKSSLLGQVEHFSVSLNGAAQVDASALESQTGKVKVNGSGLVRLNVSSELNAKVNGSGRIEYIGEPKSLEAKVNGSGSISLM; encoded by the coding sequence ATGAAAATAAAACATATCAGTTGTTTAACTATGTTTTTGATAAGTGGGCCTTTGGTATTCGCCAATGAAAATTTAGTTGAAAGCAAAATTCCAACGTGCGATTACACCACTCTCACTATTAATGTACCTTCAACAGTTAAATTGGTTGCGAGAGGTGAGTCGTTTGGTAGCGTCAAAGGTGTCAATAAAGAACTGGGTGCTCTGAAATACAGTTGTTCGAATGGAAAATTTGAAATCAGTACTAAAGCCAAGGTAGCAATCAAAGATGGTTATATCTTTGAGTTAGCAAATGGTTCGTTATCTAAGTTAACGCTAAATGGCGCGCAAAAAGTCGACATTACGGAGTTGGCTGCTAAAAACTTTCATCTTGCCGTCAATGGCGCCGGTAAGTCGTCGTTGCTTGGCCAGGTCGAACACTTCAGTGTTTCATTAAATGGTGCGGCTCAAGTGGACGCGTCAGCATTAGAGTCTCAAACCGGAAAAGTCAAAGTAAACGGCTCAGGTTTAGTTCGACTCAATGTATCTTCCGAACTAAATGCAAAGGTAAATGGTTCAGGTCGTATTGAGTACATAGGTGAGCCTAAAAGTCTGGAAGCAAAAGTCAATGGCAGTGGGTCGATATCATTAATGTAG
- a CDS encoding GNAT family N-acetyltransferase yields MQQVLETERLILRSFELSDAEQVSVLAGDKRIAEMTANIPHPYEVSDAISWIETHEIGFASGESIVYAIVLKESLELIGAVSLPSLKDGQGILGYWLGVDFWGQGYATEASKVLIEYAKESHGLRELKVMHLVGNDRSKSVIDKLGVTYVENQTLRMQGGEREVCVYISAL; encoded by the coding sequence ATGCAGCAAGTTTTAGAAACGGAACGTTTAATCCTTAGGTCATTTGAACTGTCTGATGCAGAGCAAGTATCTGTGTTGGCTGGTGATAAACGAATCGCAGAGATGACGGCCAACATACCGCACCCTTATGAAGTTTCAGATGCAATTTCATGGATTGAAACACATGAAATTGGCTTTGCCAGCGGAGAGAGTATTGTTTACGCGATTGTACTTAAAGAATCATTAGAGCTTATTGGAGCAGTGAGTTTGCCGAGCTTAAAAGATGGCCAAGGCATCTTGGGTTATTGGTTGGGCGTCGATTTTTGGGGGCAAGGTTATGCGACAGAAGCTTCAAAGGTTTTAATTGAGTACGCAAAAGAAAGTCATGGGTTGCGAGAGTTAAAGGTCATGCATCTTGTTGGCAATGATCGTTCAAAGTCAGTTATCGATAAACTTGGTGTTACTTACGTAGAAAATCAAACACTTCGTATGCAAGGTGGTGAACGAGAGGTTTGTGTTTATATTTCAGCGTTATAA